The following are from one region of the Paenibacillus bovis genome:
- a CDS encoding glycoside hydrolase family 2 protein has protein sequence MNTRQLLSKDRLDRQSFEARYTPWDQPVQQLETHTADIRQSTNHWQKVTGSLNTAPHMLLDGVWEMIEGGADELRLQENWGETIPVHVPGSIHQALVDAGIMDDPAFGENADIAKEYSHKTWWYRCTFILDPARNWQQPKLNFAGVSPACEVWLNGHSLGYHNGAFGGPAYDISSLVQEQNTLIVKVHPAPLGNEWNVWHSTVVFNCNYGWHYVNLPAVGIWQSVRIEGEPTVSIGDPYIAALNEENAAAGRLNLSLTLTSSSADGSGTLHGVIEPDNFAGEGVVFSREISADEVAAGEGHLHFQLQMPNHRLWWPIDMGEQSLYRLKLVYIPGPTEQAEALQTGTDPVKTTAALADIRELTFGIRDIRMDPLPQGQQPEMYNWTFTVNGQPFFAKGTGWCTMDALMDFRREKYEHFLSLTAEQHVNFMRAWGGGIPETDDFYDLCDRLGILIMQEWPTCWGSHANQPYDALEETVIVNTLRLRNHPSLIMWGGGNETSSELEHESMQMMGRCSVELDSTRPFHRTDPLGGSTHDHIVWNGWTPAYSFDYYAGLDDIMLSEFGLASSPNMESVKRYLPEAERTVWPPEPGKSFYHHLPAFDTRDEMRILSEFADSFVPCDSLENFVIGTQMAQVVSLRHKMERSRCHWPEQIGVVTYKLNDVYPGVSWATIDWYGAPKMSHYFTADAYAPLMLSVVFDKLNSPDQQQSLPVYLLDDQEQLTGEWTAGVRMYDANLEVMLSESWQDSDAHGQVRRLGQIDVPAYPLEQAPLLVVAEIVQAGHVLNRTFYWINFDARQGVLMHLPKTELELHIQTDRKKNQMEQAEAGLQDMKQQIEAEPHKLKHQVQQIGSEPIVIPNEQSDRIGSQNRYPYQVTITNPGNYPAVAVELYQAVDYHSVLQQDEYRNQSSFMAEDNFIWLDSGESRTLQVSSIRDIAIRAWNSR, from the coding sequence ATGAATACCAGACAGCTGCTCAGCAAGGATAGACTGGATCGGCAAAGCTTTGAAGCACGATATACACCGTGGGATCAGCCGGTACAGCAGCTGGAGACACATACTGCGGATATACGGCAAAGTACCAATCATTGGCAAAAAGTAACCGGTTCACTAAATACTGCGCCGCACATGCTGCTGGATGGTGTATGGGAAATGATAGAAGGCGGAGCAGATGAGCTGCGTTTACAGGAGAACTGGGGAGAGACTATTCCTGTTCATGTACCCGGTAGTATTCATCAGGCGCTGGTAGATGCGGGTATTATGGATGATCCGGCTTTTGGCGAGAATGCAGATATTGCCAAAGAGTACAGTCACAAGACCTGGTGGTATCGCTGCACATTCATACTGGACCCCGCCCGGAACTGGCAGCAACCCAAGCTGAATTTTGCCGGAGTATCGCCAGCCTGTGAGGTGTGGCTGAACGGTCATTCGCTTGGTTATCATAATGGTGCATTTGGCGGGCCTGCCTACGATATAAGCTCTCTGGTTCAGGAGCAAAATACATTGATTGTCAAAGTCCATCCGGCACCGCTTGGCAATGAATGGAATGTCTGGCATTCCACTGTCGTCTTCAATTGCAATTATGGCTGGCACTATGTAAATTTGCCGGCAGTTGGCATCTGGCAAAGTGTCCGGATTGAAGGTGAACCGACAGTGTCCATTGGTGATCCCTATATTGCGGCCCTGAATGAAGAAAATGCAGCGGCAGGCAGACTCAATCTGTCGCTGACCCTGACCAGTTCATCAGCAGACGGATCGGGTACGCTGCATGGTGTGATCGAACCGGATAATTTTGCAGGTGAAGGGGTAGTATTCAGTCGGGAGATTTCGGCAGATGAAGTGGCTGCTGGCGAAGGACATCTGCATTTTCAGCTGCAGATGCCGAATCACCGGCTGTGGTGGCCTATAGATATGGGAGAGCAGTCTCTCTACCGGCTGAAGCTGGTATATATTCCAGGGCCTACCGAACAGGCAGAAGCGTTACAGACGGGTACCGATCCGGTCAAGACTACCGCAGCACTGGCGGATATAAGGGAGCTGACATTTGGCATTCGTGATATCCGCATGGACCCACTGCCTCAGGGACAGCAGCCCGAGATGTATAACTGGACATTTACAGTAAACGGACAGCCGTTTTTTGCCAAGGGAACCGGTTGGTGCACGATGGATGCGTTAATGGATTTTCGCCGGGAAAAGTATGAGCACTTCCTTTCTCTGACGGCGGAGCAGCATGTGAACTTTATGCGTGCATGGGGAGGCGGAATTCCGGAGACAGATGACTTCTATGATCTGTGTGATCGTCTGGGTATTCTCATTATGCAGGAATGGCCGACCTGCTGGGGCAGTCATGCCAACCAGCCCTATGATGCGCTGGAGGAGACAGTGATTGTGAATACACTGCGTCTGCGTAATCATCCGTCGCTGATCATGTGGGGCGGAGGCAATGAGACGAGCAGTGAGCTGGAGCATGAATCTATGCAGATGATGGGACGCTGCAGTGTGGAACTGGATAGTACACGTCCGTTTCACCGTACCGATCCGCTCGGTGGCAGTACACATGATCATATTGTCTGGAATGGCTGGACTCCCGCTTATAGCTTTGACTATTATGCAGGACTGGATGATATTATGCTAAGCGAATTTGGTCTGGCATCATCGCCTAATATGGAGTCGGTGAAGCGATATTTGCCGGAAGCAGAACGCACAGTATGGCCACCGGAACCGGGCAAAAGCTTTTATCACCATTTGCCGGCATTTGATACCCGGGATGAGATGCGGATTCTGTCGGAGTTCGCGGATTCGTTTGTGCCATGCGATTCGCTGGAGAACTTTGTAATCGGTACCCAGATGGCCCAGGTCGTATCGCTGCGACATAAGATGGAGCGTTCACGCTGCCACTGGCCCGAGCAAATTGGTGTCGTGACATACAAGCTGAATGATGTATATCCAGGTGTATCCTGGGCAACCATTGACTGGTATGGTGCACCCAAGATGTCGCATTATTTTACAGCAGATGCGTATGCACCACTGATGCTTTCCGTTGTGTTCGACAAGCTGAACAGTCCGGATCAGCAGCAGTCGCTGCCGGTGTATCTACTGGACGACCAAGAGCAGCTGACCGGAGAATGGACAGCAGGCGTACGAATGTATGATGCGAATCTGGAAGTGATGCTGTCGGAGTCCTGGCAGGACAGTGATGCTCATGGGCAGGTGCGCAGACTGGGACAAATCGATGTTCCGGCGTATCCACTGGAACAGGCACCGCTGCTGGTAGTCGCAGAGATTGTGCAGGCAGGCCATGTGCTGAATCGTACCTTTTACTGGATAAATTTCGATGCCCGGCAGGGTGTATTGATGCATCTGCCCAAGACAGAGCTGGAGCTGCATATTCAGACGGATCGGAAAAAGAATCAGATGGAGCAGGCGGAAGCGGGATTACAAGACATGAAGCAGCAAATAGAAGCAGAACCGCATAAATTGAAGCATCAGGTGCAGCAGATTGGATCTGAACCAATCGTCATTCCCAATGAACAAAGTGATCGAATCGGAAGTCAGAATCGCTATCCGTATCAGGTGACAATTACCAATCCGGGCAATTATCCGGCTGTCGCGGTAGAGCTGTATCAGGCTGTAGATTATCATTCAGTCTTACAGCAAGACGAGTATCGTAATCAATCTTCATTTATGGCGGAGGATAATTTTATCTGGCTGGACAGCGGTGAGAGTCGTACATTACAGGTCAGCAGTATCCGGGATATAGCTATACGGGCATGGAACAGCCGTTAA